The following is a genomic window from Sciurus carolinensis chromosome 3, mSciCar1.2, whole genome shotgun sequence.
gttttaatttgtatgtttttattagtaaGCTGAAGGTGTTTTTATGGGCCATCTGTACTCTTGTGAACTGCCTATTCATAacctttatccatttttctagtAGACATGTACTTCTCTTACATGTAGGTGTTCCTTGTATGTATATTAATAAATCTAGCTTTATCCATCACATTGCAAATATTGCTTTCCAATCTAATTTTTAGCTTTGTCCATGGTGCCTCTGATAAACAGAAGTGGctcttatttttatgtaatgaaaTCTTCCttgtatgtaaaatgcttagcTCATTTTAGGCTCACCACaaaattttcctttgtttaatGCATTACTATTAAAGGTCTGCCTCTGTATCAGACCCCCAAAGGCcacctgtatttttttctggagTGTTATGTTAAATATTAATTACATCTGGAATTCATTCTGTGGTGTAAGATCAGAATGTTCTGAGTCCCACAAAACTGAGCCCTCTTCTCTAACAACTATTTCCATCCACAGTCATTTAACTCCATTCTCTCTAGTCAACTGGCTCTCTTTTGTTAGCTCCATAAGGGAAGAAGTCCAAATCACTAAAAGCTCTCTACTAAGTATCCTTCTCTCCGATCACTCCTGCTTCCATCCTTATCCCTTCCCATTGGTTCTTCAGGGCAACTTtgcagcgtgtgtgtgtgtgtattatgtaAATTGAGTCACTGTATCCTTATAACTGTCCTATGGTTTCCAACCCAGCCATGGTGGGCTTTCAGGTTCCACGGCACACCAGGGTATCCTCCCTCTGGCCCTCTGCACGGTTTCCTCTGCCTAAAAAGCTCTTTCTCCAGAATCTACGGCTTAAGGTGACTGACTGCTTATCATGTGGGTAATTTCAGCTCCTCAAACAGGCCTTCCCAAACCGACACCATCCCATCTAACTTAGAACCAATTCAGTGTCTTTCCATATTATTATTCCCGTTTGCTGTTATTGTTTGTTGTCTACCTCCTCTGCCCCTTCCGAAAGAATATCCTCCAGAAGCAAGGTCCCTGTCTTGTCTTGCAGCTGTGTATCCTGGCGTCCTGTTTTGTCTGccacatagcaggtgctcaattaATATTTGTAGACGGGGAGGAAAAAATATCTAGGGGTTGGTTTCCCATTccaactaattttttaaactctAGATGCGTCTCATATCGTTGAAATATCGGTAATTCTTAAATGTGGAACGGATCACCCACACGCTATGCTTGCTTAAATCCTTGCGAAATTTATCTAGGAGCCCCGGGGCTGGACCCTGAAAGGCTTCGGAGCCGATAACCCTCTACCCTGCGGGTCACCCATGGGCAGTGAGGAGCGTCAAGTTTCTCCGGCCCGCCGGCGGAGGAGGGAATTAGAGGGGCAGGCCCCAGCAGCTTACCATCTCATTCCGGACTCAGGACCCGAACTGCACCCTCTTGATGGTGCGCAGCGGGCATGCGCTGTCCCCGGAGGGGGGGCCACCCCCGTGCATGGTAGAGGAAGGCGCGCTGCGCAGGCGCAAACCTCGCTACAAAAAGCCTGCGCCGCCTCCGCCTAGGTGCTCAGACCCTGTCGGGGCGGCCACAGGGAAGGACCTCCCCGAGTTAGGAGTAAAAAGTCGGAGGAGGgaaagtgggggagggaaggaggcagggaaatgaaAAGGAGCGAAAGGAAACCTTCTCCCCCTCTCCGGTAGATTTTTTTCggcttccaaaaagaaaaaaaaggggggtaaAGGAAAAGGTTTtggggggaggaagaagaaaaagggtaACGAATAAATAAGTAACCGGGTTCCTGAACGGCAGAGGTTACGGCAGTTTGTCTCTCCCCCTTCCGGGAGCCGCCTTCTTCTCCAACCGTCCCCGGTCGCGCTCTCGGCGCTTCTGAGGAGCGAACTGGACGAATGACGCCCTTATAGATTCGCCCCCTGCATCTCCGCCCCTTCCTTTCCCGCCCTCCTTGCGCTACGGGGTCGCCTGCGCCGGCCCGCACGGAACGCACGCTGGAGTCGTTAGTCCTCCCTCTCAGAATCTCTGGTTGGGAGACCTTTTGACATGACAGGGGGAGGTGAATTTTCCTAATCCCTCCGCCtcccctctctgctccctcttGCACTGAGGTTGAAGGTTTGAAGGATCGAGGACAAAATTAGGCctttttaattctacttttgGGTATGGTTTCATCTTCAGCTGAAGTGTCTCATTAATATCCCCCCCCATAAGGAAAATGGTCTGTTCTGCGAATCGGTAATGGAGGCGGGGCCGGTCGGATCCTCCTGAGTAGGTTCCCGGAGGGAGTGCTGGGTCCGTCCTTAATCATGAATATGCAATTTCATCTTGAATATGCATGAACAGATCAAGATGGCGAGTCCAGTCGTTTGTCCGGAAGTAGGCGATTTTTGTCGAACGGCTTCCAGGGATGAGTGGGCAACTCCTGGTCTCTAATCCAGTACTGAACTCAGCTTTGGTCCTGGATCCCCAGGCTGAGCCGCTCGAAGAGGCCTCAGCTCGGAGGCCTGCTCCGGAAGGAGGCTGGCCGCTGTCCGGGAGAGATCACGGGACCGCAACAATCCGGGAAAAGCAGATTAGCCATGGGGCGGAACACTACAGTCCTAGGGGATTtgagggcggggggggggggttcgAGGAACCCGAACATTAGGAAATCCTCCCTTTATAGGATATTTCAGAAATAAGATGGGGGGGGCGGGGATCCCAAGGGATTCTCCAATAAGAGAGGTGTAGGACTTCCACTCTCCCTCCAAAGCAGAGATGACACCAATTGCATAGCCACATTTAGAATGATCCTTGTTTGATGTCAGTGTCACGTCACCACCTTGGGAGGGGGCAGAACCAAGAGGAAAGGAAACCATCGCCTAAGGGAAAAAGGcccactcccctccccccagTGCAGCTGCTGGCTCTGTTAGCCTGAATGCCGCTGCTGGCACACTTCTGCCCCAATGCCCTTCTCTGCTGCAAAGGGAAATCCTCCCTGTGGCCCACAGCCAGCCTGCATTAGCCCCTTGGATCTGAGACATTACTCCTTAGTTATTCCCTGATTCACAGGACTTAGCCTAGACTCCATATTCCTTGGTCCCCAGGCTTGTGCCAGGTCTTCCGAATATCCCTCTCCACCTTTGACTTTGAGGGGTGTCCCTCTCCCACACCAGCTCTTTTCCAGGCATTTGTTCTCCCATGTTTGTATTCCAGTCTCCTATTTACCCCTGtccccccccaacccccaggcTCTCAAGTTTGATCTCATTCCTCCACCTGCCCTTCCCTCTCACAGCTGAGGTTCTGGGCAGTGATGATGGCAATGCTGCCCAACACGACCCCTGCCCCCATTATGTCAGAAGGTGCCACAGTCTCATAGAGGACATAATACTGCAACATCAGGGCCACTACCACCTCAGAGTGCAGGACAGCGCATACCAGGGCAGGGTGGGCCTTGGTGACTGCATAgctcacacacacaaaggagaCCAAAGCAAGGATCCCCACTGCCCCCACACAGCTCCAACTCAGAGGGTCATTGGGTAGCACAGGGGTCTGTAGCAGAAAGAGGCCTGGCACAGAGCCCATTAGGCCCACCAAGCCAAATAGGAAGGCCACTGTTGGTAGGCAGGAGGGGAAGTGCAGGGAGCGGTAGACCAGAAGCCCCAGTGATAGAGCCAGGCCTCCTAGGAAAGCCAACACATAGCCCAGGGCAGTATAGAGTCCTGTTGTCCCCTCCTGCAGTGTCCCTAGTCCAGGTCCCACAATGATGATTAATCCCAGGGTACTGCCCAACAGGCCACACCAGTCGTAGCCACTGAGACCCTGACTCTCAAGGCAGAGGGCGAGGAGAGCAGAGCACACGGTAGAAGAACCTTTACGAACAGTGGCGGCATTGCCAGCAGGCACCACTTGAACCGCACTGTAGGCACATCCGATGCTGAGAACGTTGAGTAGAGCATGGAGAAAGGCCCGGCCCCGGACATCAGGAGGTCCCAGCAGTGGGTCACCACGCAGCTTAAGTAGCAGGGCAATGGGGAGGTGGAAGAGGCATCGACCGATGAGCAGCTCCAGCGAGGGCAAGTGGGAAGCCTGGTAAGCCATACGGGAGAAGGGGCCTACGAAGCCAGCAGGCAGGCCCCCACCCAGCAGGGCAACAAGCAGGCCCTTGGTTGCATCCGAGGGCCAGCAGCGCTGGTGCGAGGGGAGGCTGGGGCGGAGTGGAGGGCGGCGATGGCTGGGTGAAGTCCGGCAGGTTGAAGTAGGGGTGACTGCCAGCCTGTTAGGGAGAAAGGAGCTCCGGCATGAGGGCAGTCACAGCCCAGGGAACTTGAGGCAAGGTGAATGCCAGGCTGGGGTCTGGGACCCTGCAGAACAGAAGAGGAACTCAAAGGGCCTGAAAGGACCTGAAAGATGGATGCAGTGGTACAATGTGGGCCTTTAGCATCTAAAGCAGGAAGTTGGGAGTGAGTGATCCAGGAGTATCGTGTTTCTCTGGGTAGGTTATTcttgagaggagaaaaaggaggactCAGGGATGCTCTGTTGGTTCGAGAAAGGGGAGGCAGCTTCCAGTGCTGTGTAGATGCTACGTATCCGTGTGATGTCACAAGCTCCAGGGACATCTGGGTACATCATTATGAGTTTCATTTGTATGTGTCTCTAGGACCACTGGGAAGTTTTAGGGGAGAAGAAGGGGAGTTACCAGGAGCAGTATGTTGGGTTCCCTATGCCCCTTATGCCCCCTGGCCCCTATACTCACCATCTTTCCTTggacttcctcctctcctcctggctCAGGGGGCCTGAGCCCCTCAGAGCTCCAGCCATTGTGACCTGgttggagtgggggtggggttctTCTCTGGAACCTTCCTGGGGTGTGGGGGGGGGTGGCTATTTTCTCATGAATTCTAATTCTGCTTGTTTCATATCTTTGTTACCATGACTCCAAAGTGTGTCTGAtttcctctttctattttttggggggtaatagggattgaacttgggaacgctctaccactgagctacatccccagtcccccttttatttattttgagaaaggatcttcctaaattgctgaggctgaccttgaactttcaactctcctacctcaatctcccaagtccctgggattactggtgtaagccactgcacccagcttctctctgtaataataataataacaataatatattcattattgttattattattattttggtggtactggggatttaacccagggcacgctaccactgagttacatccccagatttttattctttttttaaagtttgagacagggtctcactaaattacctagGTTAgctttaaacttgtaatccttctacctcagccatcatgattacaggcatgtaatcTTTCTATGACTGGCTCTGTGATACTTCTTTGGCTTtagattcatttgtttatttatgtc
Proteins encoded in this region:
- the Slc35g6 gene encoding LOW QUALITY PROTEIN: solute carrier family 35 member G6 (The sequence of the model RefSeq protein was modified relative to this genomic sequence to represent the inferred CDS: deleted 1 base in 1 codon), yielding MYDGLRPGDPMQENARRRATGKAGSHPYFNLPDFTQPSPPSTPPSLPSHQRCWPSDATKGLLVALLGGGLPAGFVGPFSRMAYQASHLPSLELLIGRCLFHLPIALLLKLRGDPLLGPPDVRGRAFLHALLNVLSIGCAYSAVQVVPAGNAATVRKGSSTVCSALLALCLESQGLSGYDWCGLLGSTLGLIIIVGPGLGTLQEGTTGLYTALGYVLAFLGGLALSLGLLVYRSLHFPSCLPTVAFLFGLVGLMGSVPGLFLLQTPVLPNDPLSWSCVGAVGILALVSFVCVSYAVTKAHPALVCAVLHSEVVVALMLQYYVLYETVAPSDIMGAGVVLGSIAIITAQNLSCEREGQVEE